The proteins below come from a single Beutenbergia cavernae DSM 12333 genomic window:
- a CDS encoding restriction endonuclease subunit S, which produces MSRIDDLIRRYAPDGVEYIELAELFSTRNGYTPPKSDASAWADGTVPWFRMEDIREKGRVLDDSIQHIATTAVKGGRLFPANSIIVATSATIGEHALISVPHLSNQRFTSLALKPKYQDRFEIKFIFYYCFVLDEWCKNNTTVSSFASVDMVGLKKFKFPAPPLEVQRDIVRILDAFTELEAELEAELEARKQQYAHYRDALLSFGGSEAVSWATLSELCTIQSGGTPKSDNAVYYGGDIPWCAISDITSASKYIRRTQRTITPEGLANSSAKVFDAGTLLLSIYASLGEVTITSIPMATNQAILGLVPRDGSGILVDYLYYTMLSSKDRLLAQRQVGSQNNLNKAIVADFRVPVPAMPDQERIVALLDKFDALVNDLSSGLPAEIEARRQQYAHYRDRLLSFEELTV; this is translated from the coding sequence ATGAGCCGCATCGACGACCTCATCCGGCGGTACGCGCCCGACGGCGTTGAGTACATCGAGCTCGCAGAACTGTTCTCGACCAGAAACGGCTACACGCCGCCTAAATCCGATGCGTCGGCTTGGGCAGACGGCACAGTGCCGTGGTTCCGGATGGAAGACATCCGCGAGAAAGGCCGCGTGCTCGACGACTCGATCCAGCACATCGCCACGACGGCGGTCAAAGGTGGTCGGCTGTTTCCAGCCAACTCGATCATCGTCGCGACTTCGGCGACGATCGGGGAGCACGCACTCATCTCGGTCCCGCACCTGTCGAACCAGAGGTTCACTTCGCTCGCGCTCAAACCGAAGTACCAGGATCGCTTCGAGATCAAGTTCATCTTCTACTACTGCTTCGTACTCGACGAGTGGTGCAAGAACAACACCACAGTCTCCAGCTTTGCCTCTGTCGACATGGTCGGACTCAAGAAGTTCAAATTCCCGGCGCCACCGCTTGAAGTCCAGCGCGATATCGTGCGAATCCTGGATGCCTTCACGGAGCTGGAGGCGGAGCTGGAGGCGGAGCTGGAGGCCCGCAAGCAGCAGTACGCCCACTACCGGGACGCGCTTCTCTCATTCGGCGGAAGTGAGGCAGTGAGCTGGGCGACCTTGAGCGAACTCTGTACGATCCAGTCTGGCGGCACCCCGAAGTCAGACAATGCCGTGTATTACGGCGGCGACATCCCTTGGTGTGCGATCAGCGATATTACGTCGGCCTCAAAGTACATCCGGAGGACGCAGAGGACTATCACGCCAGAGGGGCTGGCCAACAGTTCCGCGAAGGTGTTCGATGCGGGGACACTCCTGCTTTCGATCTATGCGAGTCTCGGGGAGGTCACGATCACTAGCATCCCGATGGCCACCAACCAGGCGATCCTCGGCCTCGTACCTCGAGACGGCTCGGGCATCCTTGTCGACTATCTGTACTACACGATGTTGAGTTCGAAGGACAGACTCCTCGCTCAGCGCCAGGTGGGATCCCAGAACAACCTGAACAAGGCGATCGTCGCCGACTTCCGAGTCCCGGTTCCGGCTATGCCTGACCAGGAGCGCATCGTCGCCCTGCTCGACAAGTTCGACGCGCTGGTGAACGACCTGTCGTCGGGGCTGCCGGCGGAGATCGAGGCTCGTCGTCAGCAGTACGCGCACTACCGCGACCGGCTGCTGTCGTTCGAGGAGCTGACGGTCTGA
- a CDS encoding type I restriction-modification system subunit M yields the protein MNRETQRAELHKTIWRIANDLRGSVDGWDFKAYVLGFLFYRYISEDLTAYLNAGERDAGSTDFEYVTAPNSVVADHEVVAGIVAEKGFFIRPSELFANVRARAARDPNLNETLERVFRTIESSAVGTEAEDDLKGLFDDVDVNSNKLGPTVAKRNEKLVRLLDAIGDLNLGNGTFSENKIDAFGDAYEYLMQMYASAAGKSGGEYYTPQEVSELLARITVVGKTSVNKVYDPACGSGSLLLKFRKVLGKGGVRQGYFGQEINLTTYNLCRINMFLHDVGFEHFDIAHGDTLIDPMHWDDEPFEAIVSNPPYSIKWAGDANPLLINDPRFAPAGVLAPKSKADLAFTMHMLSWLAVNGTAAIVEFPGVLYRGGAEQKIRKYLIDNNFVDAVIQLPPDLFFGTAIATCIIVLKKSKADNGVLFIDASAQFVRGGNKNKLTEANQQRILDAFTTRDDVVHVAKLVDNEAISENGYNISVSSWVEAEDTREVVDITELNARIAGIVERQAALRTQIDAIVADLEGAGA from the coding sequence ATGAACCGCGAGACCCAGAGGGCCGAGCTGCACAAGACCATCTGGAGGATCGCGAACGACCTGCGCGGCAGCGTCGACGGCTGGGACTTCAAGGCGTACGTCCTCGGCTTCCTGTTCTACCGGTACATCTCGGAGGACCTCACCGCCTACCTCAACGCAGGGGAGCGCGATGCCGGCAGTACAGACTTCGAGTACGTCACGGCCCCCAACTCTGTCGTCGCGGACCATGAGGTGGTCGCGGGCATCGTGGCGGAGAAGGGGTTCTTCATCCGTCCCTCCGAGCTGTTCGCGAACGTCCGCGCCCGAGCAGCACGCGACCCGAACCTGAACGAGACGCTCGAGCGTGTCTTCCGCACCATCGAGTCCTCCGCGGTCGGCACCGAGGCGGAGGATGACCTCAAGGGCCTGTTCGACGACGTCGACGTCAACTCCAACAAGCTCGGCCCGACCGTAGCCAAGCGCAACGAGAAGCTCGTCAGGCTGCTCGACGCCATCGGCGACCTGAACCTGGGCAACGGCACGTTCAGCGAGAACAAGATCGACGCGTTCGGCGACGCGTACGAATACCTCATGCAGATGTACGCCTCGGCGGCCGGCAAGTCGGGCGGGGAGTACTACACACCGCAGGAGGTCTCCGAGTTGCTCGCCCGGATCACGGTCGTGGGCAAGACGAGCGTGAACAAGGTGTACGACCCGGCGTGCGGGTCCGGCTCGCTGCTACTGAAGTTCCGCAAGGTGCTCGGCAAGGGCGGTGTACGCCAGGGGTACTTCGGCCAGGAGATCAACCTGACTACGTACAACCTGTGCCGGATCAACATGTTCCTGCACGACGTCGGCTTCGAACACTTCGACATAGCCCACGGCGACACGCTGATCGACCCGATGCACTGGGACGACGAGCCGTTCGAGGCGATCGTGTCCAACCCGCCCTACTCGATCAAGTGGGCAGGCGACGCCAACCCGCTCCTCATCAACGATCCGCGCTTCGCACCGGCCGGCGTGCTCGCCCCGAAGTCCAAGGCGGACCTGGCGTTCACGATGCACATGCTGTCGTGGCTGGCGGTCAACGGGACCGCGGCGATCGTCGAGTTCCCCGGCGTGCTCTACCGCGGCGGTGCGGAGCAGAAGATCCGCAAGTACCTGATCGACAACAACTTCGTCGACGCCGTCATCCAGCTCCCTCCCGATCTGTTCTTCGGCACTGCGATCGCGACCTGCATCATCGTGCTCAAGAAGTCCAAGGCCGACAACGGCGTGTTGTTCATCGACGCCTCCGCCCAGTTCGTTCGCGGGGGCAACAAGAACAAGCTCACCGAGGCCAACCAGCAGCGCATCCTTGACGCGTTCACTACCCGCGACGACGTCGTGCACGTCGCCAAGCTCGTCGACAACGAGGCCATCTCCGAGAACGGCTACAACATCTCCGTGTCGTCGTGGGTCGAGGCCGAGGACACACGCGAGGTCGTCGACATCACCGAGCTCAACGCCCGCATCGCCGGCATCGTCGAACGACAGGCCGCGCTGCGTACCCAGATCGACGCCATCGTCGCTGATCTCGAGGGTGCAGGCGCATGA
- a CDS encoding ATP-binding protein, whose protein sequence is MTDYRPRVVDAELARRMRVMGAVLIDGPKAVGKTQTTTRVAKTVLRLDVDRVARAALETVPEQLFEYPTPILFDEWQETPDLWNLVRRAVDDHRRKGLYLLTGSATPRDDTRMHSGAGRIGRLRMRPMSLFESGHSDGSVGVAALLDGERVTGTTNTLTVPQLLERIVVGGWPEITDWDWTDARDWLTDYLRNLAEVDVPRLGPRRNPGNIARLLASLARAVGTPLNRSALEVEVGGATGPIASETLNNYLDALERLMVLEPLPAWRPHMRSRTRLRTTPVHHFVDPSIGTAALGVGPADLLADLNAAGFHFESMALRDLRIYSQPLGATLSSWRDTQANKEIDAILELPNGTWAAFEFKLGEGATDAAAESLKAFASKVDTRKHGEPAALVVINGGRFTVRRDDGVTVVPLSVLGP, encoded by the coding sequence ATGACGGACTATCGGCCACGGGTTGTGGACGCCGAGCTCGCACGTCGCATGCGCGTGATGGGCGCGGTGCTCATCGACGGCCCCAAGGCCGTGGGCAAGACGCAGACAACGACGCGGGTGGCCAAGACCGTGCTGCGGCTCGACGTCGACCGGGTGGCACGAGCGGCCCTGGAGACTGTGCCGGAGCAGCTGTTCGAGTACCCGACCCCGATCCTGTTCGACGAGTGGCAGGAGACGCCGGACCTGTGGAACCTGGTCCGGCGTGCGGTCGACGACCACCGCCGCAAGGGCTTGTACCTGCTCACCGGGTCCGCAACGCCACGAGACGACACCCGGATGCACTCGGGCGCCGGGCGGATCGGGCGCCTGCGCATGCGACCGATGTCCCTGTTCGAGTCCGGCCACTCGGACGGCTCGGTCGGCGTCGCCGCCCTACTTGATGGCGAACGAGTCACCGGCACCACGAACACGCTCACCGTGCCGCAGCTCCTCGAGCGGATCGTCGTCGGCGGCTGGCCCGAGATCACCGACTGGGACTGGACGGACGCGCGCGATTGGCTCACGGACTACCTGCGCAACCTCGCCGAGGTCGACGTCCCGCGTCTCGGACCGCGCAGGAACCCGGGAAACATCGCTCGCCTGCTTGCGTCCCTCGCGCGGGCGGTCGGGACACCGCTGAACCGGTCCGCCCTGGAGGTCGAGGTGGGCGGCGCGACCGGCCCGATCGCCTCGGAGACCCTCAACAACTACCTCGACGCACTCGAGAGGCTGATGGTGCTCGAGCCACTGCCGGCGTGGCGACCCCACATGCGTTCGCGCACCCGGCTCCGCACGACGCCGGTGCACCACTTCGTGGACCCGTCGATCGGGACGGCCGCACTCGGCGTCGGCCCGGCCGACCTGCTCGCGGATCTCAACGCGGCCGGCTTCCACTTCGAGTCGATGGCACTGCGCGACCTGCGGATCTACTCTCAGCCCCTCGGAGCGACGCTGTCCTCCTGGCGCGACACGCAGGCCAACAAGGAGATCGACGCGATCCTCGAGCTCCCGAACGGCACGTGGGCGGCGTTCGAGTTCAAGCTAGGGGAGGGCGCTACGGACGCCGCCGCAGAATCCCTCAAGGCCTTCGCGAGCAAGGTGGACACCAGGAAGCACGGAGAGCCCGCCGCCCTCGTCGTCATCAACGGTGGGCGCTTCACGGTGCGCCGCGACGACGGCGTCACGGTCGTACCGCTCTCCGTTCTCGGCCCCTGA
- the lpdA gene encoding dihydrolipoyl dehydrogenase has protein sequence MATHYDVVVLGAGPGGYVAAIRAAQLGKSVAVVEKKYWGGVCLNVGCIPSKALLKNADLAHTLNREKAKYGIEGDATMAYGPTHARSRQVSAGIVKGVHFLMKKNKITEIDGWGTLTGPKAMDVALNDGATEQLTYDDLILATGSVTRMLPGVEVSENVVTYEEQILDADLPGSIIIAGSGAIGVEFAYVMANFGVDVTIVEFLDRMVPLEDPDVSKELAKHYKKLGVKVLTGTKVESVEDTGSGVKVTVSANGEQQVLEADRLLSAIGFAPRTAGFGLEAVGVKLTDRGAVEIDDYMRTNVPGIYAIGDVTAKLMLAHVAEAQGIVAAETIAGAETMPIDYRFIPRATYCHPQIGSMGLTEQQAKDAGHEIKVAQFPFSANGKAQGLGDGIGFVKIVADAEHNEILGAHMIGPDVTELLPAINTAQTWDLTADEMSRVVFAHPTLGEAVKEAFHGITGHMINL, from the coding sequence ATGGCAACTCACTACGACGTCGTCGTCCTCGGTGCGGGCCCCGGTGGCTACGTCGCCGCGATCCGCGCGGCCCAGCTCGGGAAGTCCGTGGCGGTCGTCGAGAAGAAGTACTGGGGCGGCGTCTGCCTCAACGTCGGCTGCATCCCGTCCAAGGCGCTGCTGAAGAACGCCGACCTCGCGCACACGCTGAACCGTGAGAAGGCGAAGTACGGCATCGAGGGCGACGCCACGATGGCGTACGGCCCCACGCACGCGCGCAGCCGCCAGGTGTCGGCCGGCATCGTCAAGGGCGTCCACTTCCTGATGAAGAAGAACAAGATCACGGAGATCGACGGCTGGGGCACGCTCACCGGGCCGAAGGCGATGGACGTCGCCCTGAACGACGGCGCCACCGAGCAGCTCACGTACGACGACCTCATCCTCGCGACCGGGTCCGTCACGAGGATGCTGCCCGGCGTCGAGGTGAGCGAGAACGTCGTCACCTACGAGGAGCAGATCCTCGACGCCGACCTGCCCGGCTCGATCATCATCGCCGGGTCCGGCGCGATCGGTGTCGAGTTCGCGTACGTGATGGCGAACTTCGGGGTGGACGTCACGATCGTCGAGTTCCTCGACCGCATGGTCCCGCTGGAGGACCCGGACGTCTCGAAGGAGCTGGCCAAGCACTACAAGAAGCTCGGCGTGAAGGTCCTCACGGGCACGAAGGTCGAGTCCGTGGAGGACACCGGCAGCGGGGTCAAGGTCACGGTGTCGGCGAACGGTGAGCAGCAGGTGCTGGAGGCCGACCGGCTGCTCTCGGCGATCGGGTTCGCGCCGCGCACGGCCGGGTTCGGGCTCGAGGCCGTCGGCGTCAAGCTCACCGATCGCGGCGCCGTCGAGATCGACGACTACATGCGCACGAACGTGCCGGGCATCTACGCGATCGGCGACGTGACGGCGAAGCTGATGCTCGCGCACGTGGCCGAGGCGCAGGGCATCGTCGCGGCCGAGACGATCGCCGGGGCCGAGACCATGCCGATCGACTACCGGTTCATCCCGCGCGCCACCTACTGCCACCCGCAGATCGGCTCGATGGGCCTCACCGAGCAGCAGGCGAAGGACGCCGGCCACGAGATCAAGGTCGCGCAGTTCCCGTTCAGCGCGAACGGTAAGGCGCAGGGCCTGGGCGACGGGATCGGCTTCGTCAAGATCGTCGCCGACGCGGAGCACAACGAGATCCTCGGCGCGCACATGATCGGCCCGGACGTCACGGAGCTGCTGCCGGCGATCAACACCGCGCAGACGTGGGACCTCACGGCCGACGAGATGTCCCGCGTCGTGTTCGCGCACCCGACGCTGGGCGAGGCCGTCAAGGAGGCCTTCCACGGCATCACGGGGCACATGATCAACCTCTGA
- a CDS encoding aminotransferase class V-fold PLP-dependent enzyme, translating to MSTSPLAPIVGLDSRVPIVTPDTSAGAGAAPRTVRYANLDYAASAPALAAVAEAVTRALPLYASVHRGAGYLSQVSTALYEASRTAIGTFVGARTDDVVVITRNTTDALNLLAGCVPEGGTVLVLDLEHHANLLPWQRSAGGADVLALRPTVAETLRTLTSALATRNYTLLAVTGASNVTGEALPIDDVVELAHAAGVRVVVDGAQLLPHRAFSLASSGADYVTLSGHKLYAPYGAGALVGRRDWLDAGRPYLAGGGAVTNVTASSTTWEPAPQRHEGGSPNVIGALALGVAARELTAIGDDALRAHDAELRTRLVAGLEELDGVRTVALWSDSAEAVGEPVGVVTFALPGHDPGLVAAYLSAEHGVGVRDGRFCAHPLLSRLDLDAGALRASIGLGTTADDVDRLLAGVRAYLDEGPGAEYVVVNGRWQPAADQRVLPEAVSLLAALGADATAPAVLATAAAGVGCGPAPEPATHAATHALASTPA from the coding sequence ATGAGCACGTCCCCGCTCGCCCCGATCGTCGGTCTCGACTCGCGCGTCCCGATCGTCACGCCGGACACCTCTGCCGGCGCAGGCGCGGCCCCGCGCACCGTGCGGTACGCCAACCTCGACTACGCGGCCTCCGCCCCGGCGCTCGCCGCCGTCGCGGAGGCAGTCACCCGTGCGCTCCCCCTCTATGCCTCCGTGCACCGCGGCGCCGGCTACCTGTCGCAGGTCTCGACGGCGCTGTACGAGGCGTCCCGGACGGCGATCGGCACGTTCGTCGGGGCGCGCACCGACGACGTCGTCGTCATCACCCGCAACACCACGGACGCGCTCAACCTGCTCGCCGGGTGCGTGCCCGAGGGCGGCACGGTGCTCGTGCTCGACCTCGAGCACCACGCCAACCTGCTCCCCTGGCAGCGCTCGGCCGGCGGCGCCGACGTCCTCGCGCTGCGACCCACCGTCGCCGAGACGCTGCGGACGCTCACGAGCGCGCTCGCCACGCGCAACTACACGCTGCTCGCCGTCACCGGCGCGTCGAACGTGACGGGCGAGGCGCTGCCGATCGACGACGTCGTCGAGCTCGCCCACGCGGCGGGCGTGCGGGTCGTCGTCGACGGCGCCCAGCTGCTGCCGCACCGGGCGTTCTCGCTCGCCTCCTCGGGCGCCGACTACGTCACGCTCTCCGGCCACAAGCTCTACGCGCCGTACGGCGCGGGGGCGCTCGTGGGTCGGCGCGACTGGCTCGACGCCGGCCGCCCGTACCTGGCCGGGGGCGGCGCCGTGACGAACGTGACGGCGTCGTCCACCACGTGGGAGCCGGCGCCGCAGCGGCACGAGGGCGGCAGCCCGAACGTCATCGGGGCGCTCGCCCTCGGCGTGGCCGCGCGGGAGCTGACAGCGATCGGCGACGACGCCCTCCGCGCGCACGACGCCGAGCTGCGCACGCGGCTGGTGGCCGGACTCGAGGAGCTCGACGGCGTCCGGACCGTCGCGCTGTGGTCGGACAGCGCGGAGGCGGTCGGCGAGCCGGTGGGCGTGGTGACGTTCGCGCTGCCCGGGCACGACCCGGGGCTCGTCGCCGCGTACCTGTCCGCCGAGCACGGCGTCGGCGTACGCGACGGTCGGTTCTGCGCGCACCCGCTGCTGTCCCGGCTCGACCTCGACGCCGGGGCGCTGCGCGCGTCGATCGGGCTGGGGACCACTGCCGACGACGTCGACCGGCTGCTCGCCGGCGTCCGCGCCTACCTCGACGAGGGACCGGGCGCGGAGTACGTCGTGGTGAACGGGCGGTGGCAGCCGGCGGCGGACCAGCGAGTCCTGCCCGAGGCGGTGTCGCTGCTGGCGGCGCTCGGGGCCGACGCGACGGCGCCCGCCGTCCTGGCCACGGCCGCGGCGGGCGTGGGTTGCGGGCCCGCCCCCGAGCCTGCGACGCACGCCGCGACCCACGCGCTGGCGTCCACCCCCGCCTGA
- a CDS encoding rhodanese-like domain-containing protein, whose translation MSAAATPSGTTPQPGYAGDVTPERAWEILSEDDGAVLVDVRTRPEWAYVGVPDTSDLGRDVVLAEWVSYPTGAPNPAFVDELRAAGLEPGDERPIVFLCRSGQRSIGAALAATAAGFGPAFNILDGFEGGLDPQGHRGARGWRAVGLPWRQS comes from the coding sequence ATGAGCGCCGCGGCGACGCCGTCGGGCACGACGCCGCAGCCCGGCTACGCGGGCGACGTCACCCCGGAGCGGGCGTGGGAGATCCTGAGCGAGGACGACGGCGCCGTGCTCGTCGACGTGCGCACGCGCCCGGAGTGGGCGTACGTGGGCGTACCGGACACGTCCGACCTGGGCCGCGACGTCGTCCTGGCGGAGTGGGTGAGCTACCCGACCGGGGCGCCTAACCCGGCCTTCGTCGACGAGCTGCGCGCCGCGGGCCTGGAGCCGGGCGACGAGCGGCCGATCGTGTTCCTGTGCCGGAGCGGGCAGCGCTCGATCGGTGCGGCGCTCGCGGCGACGGCGGCGGGGTTCGGCCCGGCGTTCAACATCCTCGACGGGTTCGAGGGCGGCCTCGACCCCCAGGGGCACCGGGGCGCGCGCGGCTGGCGCGCCGTCGGGCTGCCCTGGCGCCAGTCCTGA
- a CDS encoding O-succinylhomoserine sulfhydrylase: protein MSDPRPRSPLPEGLRPDTLAVRGGQERTNFDETSEALFLTQGYVYERAADAEAAFAGELERFVYSRYGNPTVSTFEERLRLLDGAEACYATATGMSAVFTTLAALVKSGSRIVAGRALFGSSLVIFDEILAKWGVRTDYVDAHELDQWEAALATPADVVFFETPSNPMQDLVDVRAVSDLAHAAGAVVVLDNVFATPVLQRPLDFGADVVVYSATKHIDGQGRVLGGAILGPSDFIDGPVQQLIRNTGPSLSPFNAWVLLKGLETLSLRVRHATASALTIARWLEEQPAVADVRYPFLDSHPQVELAKAQQSGGGTVVTLTLDAGAEPEAAKARTFAFLDALRVIDISNNLGDAKSLVTHPATTTHRKLGLEGRAAVGIGEATVRLSVGLEDPLDLQEDLEQAFAAAARA from the coding sequence ATGAGTGATCCCCGGCCCCGTTCGCCGCTGCCCGAGGGCCTGCGGCCGGACACGCTCGCCGTGCGCGGCGGGCAGGAGCGCACGAACTTCGACGAGACGTCGGAGGCGCTGTTCCTCACGCAGGGGTACGTGTACGAGAGGGCGGCCGACGCCGAGGCCGCGTTCGCGGGCGAGCTGGAACGGTTCGTGTACAGCCGGTACGGCAACCCGACCGTGTCCACGTTCGAGGAGCGGCTGCGCCTGCTCGACGGCGCCGAGGCGTGCTACGCAACAGCGACGGGCATGTCCGCCGTCTTCACGACGCTCGCGGCGCTCGTGAAGTCCGGGAGCAGGATCGTCGCCGGTCGCGCGCTGTTCGGCTCGTCGCTCGTGATCTTCGACGAGATCCTCGCGAAGTGGGGCGTGCGCACCGACTACGTGGACGCGCACGAGCTCGACCAGTGGGAGGCGGCGCTCGCGACGCCGGCGGACGTCGTGTTCTTCGAGACGCCGTCGAACCCGATGCAGGATCTGGTCGACGTGCGCGCGGTGAGCGACCTCGCCCACGCGGCGGGCGCCGTCGTCGTCCTCGACAACGTGTTCGCGACGCCGGTGCTGCAGCGGCCGCTCGACTTCGGCGCCGACGTCGTCGTCTACTCCGCCACGAAGCACATCGACGGGCAGGGCCGTGTGCTCGGCGGCGCGATCCTCGGCCCGTCCGACTTCATCGACGGTCCGGTGCAGCAGCTCATCCGCAACACCGGCCCCAGCCTCAGCCCGTTCAACGCGTGGGTGCTGCTCAAGGGGCTCGAGACGCTGTCGCTGCGGGTGCGGCACGCGACGGCGTCCGCGCTGACGATCGCGCGGTGGCTCGAGGAGCAGCCCGCCGTGGCGGACGTGAGGTACCCGTTCCTCGACTCCCACCCGCAGGTCGAGCTCGCGAAGGCGCAGCAGTCGGGCGGCGGGACCGTGGTGACGCTCACGCTCGACGCGGGCGCGGAGCCGGAGGCCGCGAAGGCGCGCACGTTCGCGTTCCTCGACGCGCTCCGGGTCATCGACATCTCGAACAACCTCGGCGACGCGAAGTCGCTCGTCACCCATCCGGCGACGACGACGCACCGCAAGCTGGGTCTCGAGGGTCGGGCCGCCGTCGGGATCGGGGAGGCGACGGTGCGGCTGTCCGTCGGGCTCGAGGACCCGCTCGATCTGCAGGAGGACCTCGAGCAGGCGTTCGCCGCGGCCGCGCGCGCCTGA
- a CDS encoding YccF domain-containing protein, which produces MRSVLNVILNIIWLLFAGIPMALGYAVAGLICFVLIITIPWGIASFRIANYVLWPFGRTVIDKPTAGLGSAIGNVIWIIVAGIWLTIGHLVSALALFVTIIGIPLAIAELKIIPVTLTPLGKQIVPSDRPFATYGGVTQV; this is translated from the coding sequence GTGCGCTCCGTCCTGAACGTCATCCTCAACATCATCTGGCTGCTCTTCGCCGGCATCCCGATGGCCCTCGGCTACGCCGTCGCCGGCCTCATCTGCTTCGTCCTGATCATCACGATCCCGTGGGGCATCGCGTCGTTCCGGATCGCGAACTACGTGCTCTGGCCGTTCGGGCGGACGGTGATCGACAAGCCGACGGCGGGCCTCGGCTCCGCGATCGGCAACGTCATCTGGATCATCGTGGCCGGCATCTGGCTGACGATCGGGCACCTCGTGAGTGCCTTGGCTCTGTTCGTCACGATCATCGGCATCCCGCTCGCCATCGCCGAGCTCAAGATCATCCCGGTCACGCTGACGCCGCTCGGCAAGCAGATCGTGCCGAGCGACCGCCCGTTCGCGACGTACGGCGGCGTCACCCAGGTCTGA
- the upp gene encoding uracil phosphoribosyltransferase: MRVHVADHPLVAHKLTVLRDERTDSPTFRRLTEELVTLLAYEATRDIAVEPREITTPVTTTVGVHLRSPRPMVVPILRAGLGMLEGMTRLLPTAEVGFLGLQRDEETLEAITYANRLPDDLSGRQCFVLDPMLATGGTLVASIEYLFLRGARHVTAICLLAAPEGLRTVEDAVGDRADVTIVTAAVDERLNERGYIVPGLGDAGDRLYGVV, encoded by the coding sequence ATGCGTGTGCACGTCGCCGACCACCCTCTGGTGGCCCACAAGCTCACCGTCCTGAGGGACGAGCGGACCGACTCCCCGACGTTCCGGCGTCTCACCGAGGAGCTCGTCACGCTCCTCGCGTACGAGGCGACGCGCGACATCGCCGTCGAGCCCCGTGAGATCACGACGCCGGTGACGACGACGGTCGGCGTGCACCTGCGGTCGCCGCGGCCGATGGTGGTACCGATCCTGCGTGCCGGGCTCGGCATGCTCGAGGGCATGACCCGCCTGCTGCCGACGGCGGAGGTCGGGTTCCTCGGGCTGCAGCGGGACGAGGAGACCCTCGAGGCGATCACGTACGCCAACCGCCTCCCGGACGACCTCTCCGGTCGGCAGTGCTTCGTGCTCGACCCGATGCTCGCGACGGGCGGCACGCTCGTCGCGAGCATCGAGTACCTGTTCCTGCGCGGCGCACGTCACGTGACGGCGATCTGCCTCCTCGCGGCGCCGGAGGGTCTGCGGACGGTGGAGGACGCCGTCGGCGACCGCGCCGACGTGACCATCGTGACCGCCGCCGTCGACGAGCGGCTCAACGAGCGGGGCTACATCGTGCCCGGGCTCGGCGACGCCGGCGACCGCCTCTACGGCGTCGTCTGA
- a CDS encoding SDR family NAD(P)-dependent oxidoreductase, translating into MSLVLVTGSTRGLGLATARRLAEAGHHVILTGRGAADVEAAVSALRAEGVVVEGHPLDVTDQASVASLVAWVQERHGELDVLVNNAGILPEATATDAVDFASVDLFRTTFETNVFGLVAVTEALLPLLRASGAARIVNVSSTVGSLAAQTDPASPWYEMLVPAYQTSKSAVNALTIQLAKKLAGTDIVVTAVCPGWVQTDLAPGNWEQAPLTADEAAVVVAAAAVAPDGTPSGRFVDAAGTVAW; encoded by the coding sequence ATGTCGCTCGTCCTCGTCACCGGCAGCACCCGCGGTCTCGGCCTGGCCACCGCCCGGCGGCTCGCGGAAGCCGGGCACCACGTCATCCTGACCGGGCGAGGGGCGGCCGACGTCGAGGCGGCCGTGTCGGCGTTGCGCGCGGAGGGCGTCGTCGTCGAGGGCCACCCGCTCGACGTCACCGATCAGGCCAGCGTGGCCTCGCTCGTCGCCTGGGTGCAGGAGCGGCACGGAGAGCTGGACGTCCTCGTCAACAACGCGGGGATCCTCCCGGAGGCGACGGCGACGGACGCCGTCGACTTCGCGTCGGTCGACCTGTTCCGGACCACGTTCGAGACGAACGTCTTCGGTCTCGTCGCCGTCACGGAGGCCCTGCTGCCGTTGCTCCGTGCGAGCGGCGCCGCGCGGATCGTCAACGTCTCGTCCACGGTCGGATCGCTCGCCGCCCAGACCGATCCGGCGTCGCCGTGGTACGAGATGCTCGTGCCGGCCTACCAGACCTCGAAGTCCGCGGTGAACGCCCTCACGATCCAGCTGGCGAAGAAGCTCGCCGGGACGGACATCGTGGTCACCGCGGTCTGCCCGGGCTGGGTGCAGACGGATCTCGCACCGGGGAACTGGGAGCAGGCGCCGCTCACTGCCGACGAGGCTGCCGTGGTCGTGGCGGCCGCCGCCGTGGCGCCGGACGGCACCCCCAGCGGCCGCTTCGTCGACGCCGCCGGGACGGTCGCCTGGTGA